A section of the Triticum dicoccoides isolate Atlit2015 ecotype Zavitan chromosome 7A, WEW_v2.0, whole genome shotgun sequence genome encodes:
- the LOC119333089 gene encoding PHD finger protein ALFIN-LIKE 3-like — translation MDASGAGPSSNPTPTRPRLTVDVEGRPSPTPPPALHAGDAIVVDPMRGPRTVEEIYEDFSARRSALVRALATDQEELYGLLCEPGKKALCLYGHSDGSWELKRPDELAPPDMPEATLGVNFRPDYISPFAWLEFIAQRADSWLISVAFFFAACLNANHRMRLFDMMNNLPTVYRTLYHFHKIVWLPTPPSPVLMQNVYNPNEYSGAPAQDSVPQSPDLMENVSNPNIKSITPVEENVPQLSQDSWQNVSDPNKNYRMLAEEDEEDQEVSKRYFCGECGAPYHANGFWICCNVCDLWFHGRCVKITASKSAHIKDYKCPDCTLEDTRE, via the exons ATGGATGCATCTGGCGCCGGCCCCTCCTCCAACCCCACTCCCACCAGGCCTCGTCTCACGGTGGACGTTGAGGGGCGGCCTTCACCAACCCCGCCTCCGGCGCTTCATGCTGGGGACGCCATCGTCGTCGACCCAATGAGAGGGCCACGCACCGTGGAGGAAATCTACGAGGACTTCTCTGCCCGCCGCAGCGCCCTCGTCCGAGCCCTCGCCACCG ATCAGGAGGAATTATATGGTCTGTTATGTGAGCCAG GTAAAAAAGCACTGTGCTTGTACGGCCACTCGGACGGGAGCTGGGAGTTGAAGCGGCCGGATGAGTTGGCGCCACCCGACATGCCGGAGGCGACTCTGGGCGTCAACTTCCGGCCGGATTACATAAGCCCTTTTGCCTGGCTCGAGTTCATTGCCCAACGCGCTGACTCGTGGCTCATCAGCGTCGCATTTTTCTTTGCCGCTTGCCTCAACGCCAATCACAG GATGCGTTTATTTGATATGATGAACAATTTGCCAACTGTCTATCGAACATTGTATCACTTCCACAAGATTGTTTGGCTACCTACGCCACCATCTCCAGTTTTGATGCAAAATGTGTACAATCCAAATGAATATTCGGGTGCACCTGCTCAAGACAGCGTGCCACAATCTCCAGACTTAATGGAAAATGTGTCCAATCCAAACATAAAGTCTATAACACCTGTTGAAGAGAACGTGCCACAACTATCTCAAGACTCCTGGCAAAACGTGTCCGATCCAAACAAGAACTATAGGATGCTtgctgaagaagatgaagaggatcAGGAAGTTAGCAAGCGATACTTTTGCGGAGAGTGTGGTGCTCCGTACCATGCCAATGGGTTTTGGATCTGCTGTAACGTATGTGATCTGTGGTTCCATGGCAGATGTGTGAAGATAACTGCTTCTAAATCAGCACATATCAAGGATTACAAGTGTCCTGACTGCACCCTCGAAGATACCAGAGAGTAG